AGCGCTTCATCGCCTCCCGCATGGACCGCATCGCACCGTTCCGGCGCCGCCTGGTGTCGGTGCCGCTCAACCTCCACCACCCGGTGTGGGTCGAGGACCCCGAGTTCGACATCGACTACCACGTCCGTCGCATCGGCGCCCCCGCCCCGGGCGGGCGTCGGGAGCTGGGCGAGATGGCGGCCCAGATCGCCAGCGTGCCGCTCGACCGCAGCCGTCCCCTCTGGGAGATGTGGGTCGTCGAGGGCCTGAAGCGCGACCGCATCGGCATCGTGTCCAAGGTCCACCACTGCGCCATCGACGGGGCCAGCGGGGCCGAGCTCATGGTCCACCTCTTCGACCTCGACCCGGCCGACGCCGAGGTCGACGGCCCGCTCCCCGACCTCCCCTCCGAGCACATCCCCAACGACATCGAGCTCCTGGGCCACGCCGTCACCTCCAAGGTGCGCCGCACCCTCGGCCTCGCCCCCCTCATCAACCAGACGGCGCGCAGCGTGTCGCGGGTGGTGCAGGGCCGTCGCGACCCCAAGGGCCTGGTGGGGGCCGTGCCCCTCACCGCGCCCCGGGTGCCGTGGAACGGCCCCACCTCGGGCCGCCGCGACGTGGGCTTCGCCCGGGTGCCGCTGGCGACGGTCAAGGAGCTGAAGACGGCGCTCGACTGCACCGTCAACGACGTGGTCCTCACCCTCTGCGCCGGCACCCTGCGGGCCTACCTGCAGGACCACGGCGCCCTGCCGGCCGAGCCCCTGGTGGCCGTGTGCCCCGTCTCGGTCCGCACCGAGGCCGACGCCCCCGGGTCGAACCGGGTGTCGGCCCTGTTCACCTCGCTGGCCACCCAGCTCGACGACCCCCTCGACCGGGTCGCCGCCATCTGCGACACCACCAAGGGGGCCAAGGAGGAGCACAACGCGGTGGGCGCCTCCATGCTCCAGGACTGGGCCGAGTTCGCCGGGCCCAACCTGTTCAACCTGGCCTCGCGCCTCTACTCGGGCATGAACCTGGCCGGGACGCACCGCCCGGTGCACAACATGATCGTGTCGAACGTCCCCGGGCCGCCGTTCCCCCTCTACTTCGCCGGGGCCGAGGCGGTGGCGTGCTACCCGATGGGCCCGGTGATGGAGGGCTGCGGGCTCAACGTCACCGTGTTCAGCTACATGGACTCGATCGACATCGGGTTCATGGTCGACAAGGAGCTGGTGCCCGACGTGTGGGCCATGGCCGACGCCGTCACCCCGGCCCTGGCCGAGCTGGTCGAGGCCGCCGGCCTGGCCTCGGGGACCCGGGCCGAGGCCAAGGCCAAGGCCGCCCCGGCCGGGGGAGCCAAGAAGAAGCCGGCGAAGAAGGCGTCCACCGCGAAGAAGGCGGCACCGGCGGGGAAGAAGGCCACGACGAAGGAGGCGGCGGCGAGGTCGACCGCCTAGGGGGAGCCGGCTCGCCGATGTCGCGGGCAGGACGCTCCACCGTGGGACCCACGACGTCGGCCTCGCCCCGCGTCGACGTCGAGCCGCTGCGGCCGGCCTCGTCGCGGAGGTGGGCGTCGACCGTGGACGCCCCTAGCGTCGCTGGGTGACGTTGAACCACGTGAGGCAGGGGAACGGCAGCCCTCTGCTGCTCGTGCACGGTCTGGGCGCGGGGTGGCGATCCTGGTCGCCGATCATCGACGAGCTGGCCGAGCACCGCGAGGTGATCGCCGTCGACCTGCCCGGGTTCGGCGAGACGCCGCCGCTGGCCGGCGAGGTCTCCATCGCCACCCTGACCGACGCCGTCGCCGACTTCATCCGCGAGCAGGACCTGGACGGGGTCTCGACCGCCGGCCAGTCGATGGGCGGCCGCATGGTGCTCGAGCTGGCCCGGCGAGGCGTCGGCGGCGACACCGTGGCGTTGGACCCGGGCGGCTTCTGGAGCGACCGCGAGCTCGCCGTCTTCGGCGCCACGTTGCGGCCCTCGGTCACGCTGGTCCGAGCGCTGCGAGGCATGCTGCCAGCCCTCCTCGGCAGCGCCGTGGGGAGGACCCTGCTGCTGGCCCAGCTGTCGCCACGACCCTGGGCGCTCTCGCGCCAGACCGTGCTGGCCGACGTGCGCGGGCTCGCCGACTCCCCGTCGGTCGGCGCCGCCCTGGACGCCCTGACCAAGGGACCCAAGCAGCAGGGGGCCCCGGCCGGCTCGGTGCCGGGCCGGGTCACGATCGGGTGGGGTCGGCGCGACCTGGTCACCGTGCCGAGACAGGCCGCACGGGCGACGGACCTGTTCCCCGACGCACAGCTGCACTGGTTCGAGCGGTGCGGTCACTTCCCGCAGTGGGACGCACCGGAGGAAGCGACCCGCCTCATCCTCGACCGCACCAGCTGAGGCCTCCTCCTCGGACGCCGTGACGCTCCGGTCGCCGCCGGCGGATCGGCCATCGGGGCCCGGGGGGGGCCGGCGAGGTGCAGATCAGCCGGCCCGGTCGGGGCCACCGGACGCGCCCCGCGCCTCCTCCCGATCCGCACCTGGACCCGCCGCCGGACCCGGCTGCCCCCGTCGGCGGCGGTGGAAGGCGCGGATGCCTGCCGCGCTCCAGTTGTCGTGGTCCTCGCCGTGGGCGACGACGCCGTCGAGCTCCCACGCCACCAGCGCGTTCACCGTGAACAGGTTGGGGTTGATGGGGAACGCCAGGTGGTTGAGGCAGGGGCCCTCGGCCTCCAGGACCCGCCCGTCCTCGTCGACGCCCTCGACCCGCACCCGGGTGGGGTGGCCGGTGGCGTCGTCGCAGGCCACCACCTCGCGGCGACCCGAGGCCAGGGCCGACCAGTGCCCGTCGCGGAGGAGGTGGCCGTGGATGGAGGTGCACCCGTCCCCCAGGTCCATGGAGATCATGTGGAACCCGTGGTCGTCGGAGGCGGTGGCGTAGCTGTAGCCCCCGTGGTCGAAGGGGGTGCCGTGGATGCCCGGCCCGACCTGCGGGCGGGAGCCCCACGACCGGTCGCGGAAGCCGTAGGCGTCGACCGGGATCTCCTCGCCCCGGAGCACGAGGGTGCCGCGGTAGCGCCCGGGCTGGTCGATGTGGGAGTCGCCCAGGCGGTGCGGCTCCGCCACCCCGGTGAAGGTGAGCTCGACGTGGAGCTCGTCGCCGTCGGGGTCGTCGTAGCGGACCTCGTAGGTCCGCTGGGCCTCCGTGCAGCGGTAGCGGATCCCGTTGGCGAAGGCGATGTCGGAGAGGGGACCGTCGGGCAGGGGCAGGTGCCAGTGGTTCTTGGCGTAGAGGCAGGTCTCCGGGGTCGACCCGGTGTCGTCCCACACGTAGGCGCCGGCGGCGGCCACGCCGAGCGTGGGGGCCATGAACGGGTAGAGCTGGCCCGACAGCCGCCGCTCGGGGACGGTGAAGGTGAACCAGCACGTCTCCCGCCACCACGGGTCGTCACCGGTGGGCTCGTGCAGCTCGTCGTCGGGGTGGCCGTGGGGGTCGCGCGCGACCGTCGTCACCGCACGTGCTCCTCGAGCAGCTGCTCCAGGCAGTCCGACGCCGGGTTCTCCCGCCAGAAGGGCTGGTCGGCCGGCATGTCGCCCCGGGCCACCAACCGGTTCAGCACGCGCACCACGATGGCGGCGTAGCGGTACCCGGCGAACACCTCGTGGAACGTGGTGTCGGGCACGTCGGTGCCGGCGTGGCCGGCGTAGAGCGCCCGCTGCTCGGCGAGGGTCGGGTCGCCCTCGGCCCGCACGCCGTCGGGGTGGAGCGAGCGGTCGAACATGAGCCACCACCCCAGGTCCTGGAGGGGGGAGGCGATGGCGGCGGCCTCGAAGTCGGTGGTGCAGGCCACCTCGGTGCCCCGCCAGAAGATGTTGCCGGGCCGGGGGTCGCCCCAGCAGAAGCCGACGTCGGGGTCGTCGGGCAGGTGGGCGTGGAGCCAGGCCACGGCGTCGTCCATGAGGTCGTGGACCCGGCCGTCGAGCTCGCGCTCGGCGTAGGCCTCCCACAGGGCCAGCTGGTGGGCCGTGCCCGGCGTGACGCCGGGGCCGACCAGGAAGTCGAGCCCGGCGGCCCGCCAGTCGACGGCGTGCACGGCGGCCAGGGCGGCCAGGCCGTTGTCGACCAGGGCCCGGCGCTCCGCAGGGGTGGCCTCCTCCGCGTACCAGCCGTGGGAGGGGTACGGCGGCGACTCGCCCGGCACCCAGCCGTCGACGTGGCCCATCACGTAGAACGGCGCGCCCAGCACCTCGCCGGTGGGCTCCCACCCGAGCAGCGGCGCCACCGGGACGTCGGTGTGGGCGGCCAGGGCCTCGATGCAGCGGTGCTGGATCTCGACCTCGACGTCGAGCCCCGGCGCCGGCTCCGGGTAGATGGCGGGGTCGGGCACCTCGCGCTTGACGACCACCCGCTCCTCGACCCGGCGACCCTCCTTGGCCACGGCCACGCGGACGAGCAGCGTCTCGGCCGAGAACCCGCCCGTGGGCCGGTCGACCTCGAGCACCTCGACCTCGTCGGCGCCCCGGGCGGCGGCCAGCCAGCGCGCGAAGGCGGCCTCCTCGCGGGCGTCGCCGACCCGGGCCTCGCCCTCGTCGATGCCCAGCGCGGCCCGCCCCTCGGCCGCCTCGCCGGGCCGCTCGTCAGCCATCGCCGGGGGCGCCCATGCCGCCGTCGGTCATGCCGTAGCGGGGGAAGGGCCCGAAGACGCCGTGCTCGTAGAGGCCGTAGCCCACGTGGTCGTCGTAGGTGAAGCGGGCCACGTGGTCGACGATGCCGTACTGGGCCAGGCCCTCGATCTCCTCGACCTCGTAGGTGAGGCCCTGCACCACGGGCTCGGGGCCCTGGTACATGCCGTGGCGCCAGTCGGCGTCCATGCCGTACCCGGTGCCGAGCGAGACGAAGTTGGGCAGCAGGGGCTCGCAGGCGATCTCGACGCCCGCCTCGGGGAACCGCAGCGTCGAGCCCACCATCACCCGGGTGCCGGGGCGGAAGCGGTGCTCGTGCTCGACGGGCCCGAGGTCGTCGACGGTGCCGTCGAGCCACACCCGCTCGCTCTGGGTGAGGGGGCGGCTCCCGTCGGGGCGCTCCTGGCAGATGACGAACAGCGAGTGGTCCTCGAAGCGCATGGGGAAGTAGCTCCACAGCCCCTCCATGACGTTCACGCCCTGGCGGATGCCGTCGGTCTCGGGCTCGCCCACCGGGCGCACGCCCCAGGACCGGTCGCGGGAGCCCCAGCACGTCTCGGGGTCGATGGCCAGGTCCTCGCCGGCCACCCGGAGCGTGCCCGACCACGACCCCATCTGGGCCAGGCGCTGGGTGTCGAACACCACCTTCCCCTGGCTCCGCAGGTACTGGCGGGGCTCCTCGATGGCCGGCCCGAAGCCCTCCCAGGTGAGGTCCATCTCCACGTCGTGCTCGGGCGCGTCGACCACGAACCGGAGCCTCACGAGGGGCTCGAGGACCTCCACCCGCAGGGGGCCCACCGACGTGTCGGCCCGGTCGACGAGGGGCTGGGAGGCCCGCACGATGTGCTGGCGACCGCCCCGGCGGACGTCGATGAACGCATCGGTCGTGCCCAGGTTCGGGTACTGGCCCAGCCCGAAGATGGCGAACCACTCCCCGCTCGTGGGCAGGCAGTTGAAGTAGTAGCGGTCGTAGAAGTTGCGGTCGCTGGTGGCGACGTGGCGGATGAACTCCGACGTCTGGTGGACGGGGTAGTCGTCCCAGGACGTGAGCGGCATCGGGGCTCCTGTTCCCGTCGGCGGCGACGGTGGCGGGGGGCGGGCAGGTGCCGACGGCGACTGGTAGAACCTGTTCTACCGACCGGCCCCGCGTTCCTACCACCGCCGCCGCCCGTGCGCTGGCCGGTCGTGGGACCGGGCGCGAACGAGAGGGACACCGCCGATGGCCATCCTCACCCGGGACCCCGAGACCACCGCCCGCCAGCTCTCCGGGTGGCTCACCGAGCGCTCCCCCGACCGGGGCGGGGCCACCGTCGACGAGGTCGGCGTGCCCCCCGGCAGCGGATTCTCGGGCGAGACGCTGCTGGTCGACGCCACCTGGGGCGACGGCGGGGCGGACCGCCTCGTCGTCCGGGTCGCCCCCACGGTCCACACCATCTTCTGGGAGCCCGACTTCGCCGGCCAGTACCGGGTGATGGCCGCCCTCGACGCCCACACCGACGTCCCCATGCCCGAGATGCTCGCCTACGAGGACGACCCTCGGTGGCTGGGCGCGCCGTTCTCGCTGATGCGCCGGGTCGACGGCGAGGCGCCCGCCGACCGGCCCTCCTACACCGAGGAGGGCTTCGTCGTCGACGCCTCGCCCGAGAAACGGCGGCGGCTCTACGACAGCGGCCTGGAGGCCATGGCCCGGGTCCACCTGGCGGACTGGCGGGGCCTCGGCCTCGACTTCCTCTCCAAGCCCCAGCTGGGCGACCTCGGCGTCGACCAGATGCTGGCCGACACCGAGCGGTGGTGGGCCTCGGCGTCCGACGGCACCCCCAACCCCGTCATCGACGCGACCTGGGCGTGGGTCCGGGAGAACCGGCCCCCCACCACCCCGGCCGAGCACGTGGCCCTGTGCTGGGGCGACGCCCGCATCGGCAACCAGCTGTTCCACGACTTCGACTGCGTGGCCGTCCTCGACTGGGAGCTGGTCGCCCTGGGCGACCCGCTCTCGGACCTCGGCTGGTGGCGCTTCGTCGACCGCCACCACAGCGAGATGCGCGGCCTCGACCGCCTGGAGGGGTTCCCGACCCTGGACGAGACCGCCGCCCGGTGGGCCGCCCGCGTGGGCCGCGACCTCGACCCCGACCTGCTCGCCTTCTACGAGGTCTTCGGCGGGCTGCGCTTCGCCATCGTGATGGTGCGCCTGGCCGACCTGCTCGTCGAGATCGGCCTCCTCCCCGATGCCGGCGACATGGCCACCAACAACGTCATCACCCACCTCCTGGCCCGCATCCTCGACCTCCCCGAGCCCGGCCCCCTCGTCCTCTACTGAGGTCGGGAGCACGAACCTCGAGCGACTGTCGCCGCATGTGGCGCTCGGACGCTCAGAGGTCGGCGGGTCGTCGAGGGGATGGGAGAGAGATCAGGCGAGGGCGCCGCCGTCGACGACCACCGTCAGCTCGGGTTGCGCACCGGGTACTCGGCGATCTCTGCCATCCAGGCGCGGCTCGCGAGTGCCAGGTCCTGTCGCGACGATCGGCAGTCGACCCAGAAGTGGAGTGGGAGGCGGACCTCCTCGTCCAGCCACGGGGGCGCGGACTCCAGGGAGAGGTGCACGCGGAGCACCACGTCGTCACCGACATGCGACCTGACTGCGAGCGCGATGTTCGGCTCCGTGAAGGACAGATCGGGCCACCGGCATCCCTCGGGATCGGGACCAGGGGGTGCGATCGCCCCAGCACTCACCCGTCCAAGCCAGGCCCCCAGCCGCACCGCCTCATCTGTCAGCAGGCAGGGCTCCCGGAAACGCCAGTCGCCATCAGGGCTCGCGATGGCCCCTTCGATCACCAGCCAGTTCAGGTCGTGCCAGCTGTCAGTGGCCGGAGCGGGGAACTGGTAGCCCACCGGACTCAGCGCCAGCGACACTCCATTGCGGCCCTCGATATACACGGGCCCACCTTAGGAAGGGCGCCCGAGGGCCAGCCGAGACGACCATCGAGACCGGCCTTGAGCGGTTTTCGTCGCACACGTGCTCAAGGTCCCGGGGGCCGTCAAGGGGGTCCCGGGGGCGGGTGGGAGGCACCCGAAACCGTTGTGGCGCAACGGTTTGCGGCCGGTCTGGCTGTCACACCCCCGGCGTACTCTTGAGTGCATGGAGACGGCGTGCGAGCCCACCACGGCGGAGGCGATCGAGCGCCTCGCCGCCGCGCTCGACGACCTCCAGACCGCCGGGGTCACACCGTCGAGCGCGGATGATGCCCGGGAGCTGATCGTCGCCCTGGAGACCCAGGCCCGCCGCATGCGATCCCTGCAGGTCGGGCTGCTGTCCGAGATCGATCGCACCGCGGCCTGTGTCCTCGACGGCCACGCCTCGGCCAAGGTCATGGTCCGCCACGTGGCCCAGCTCTCCGGGGCCGAGGCCCACCGCCGCGCCCAGTGCGCCCGGGCCATCCGGGCCATGCCCACGGTGCGCGACGCGTTCGCCTCGGGGCGGATCGGGGGCTGCCAGGTCGAGCGCATCGCCCGGGCGCACGCCAACCCCCGGGTCCGCGACGCCGTCGAGGCCAACGAGGCCTCCTTCGCCCACCAGGCCGAGGCTCAGGAGTACCGGGCCTTCGACGCCATGGTCGACGACTGGGTCCGCCTCGTCGACGAGGACGGCACCCGCGACCGCGACCAACGCGCCCATGAGAACCGCGACGCCGCGTTGCACCAGGGCTTCGACGGGTCCTGGACGCTGTCCGGCCGCTGCGGATCCCTGCCCGGTGTCGAGCTGGAGTCGATCTTCAAGGCGTTCTACGAGGCGGAGACCCTCGCCGACTGGGATGCCGCCCGGGCCGAGCGCGGCGACGCCGCCACCGCCTCCGACCTGGCCCGCACCGACGCCCAACGGCGGTTCGACGCTCTCCAGAAGGTGTTCCGCTCCGCCGCCACGGCCCGGGCCGACGCCCCTGGCGGGTCCACCATCGAGACCAACATCGTCATCGACCACCACACGTTCGAACGGATGCTGGCCCGCCTCACCGGCGTCGACCCACTCCTGCAAGGCGCCTTCGACCCGTTCCCGACCCGCTCCTACCGGTGCTCCACGTTGGACGGCCGGCCCGTCGAGGCCACCGTCGCCGTGGCCCAGGCCCTGGTGGGCCACGTGCGGCGGGTCGTCGTCGGCGCCGACGGCGTCGTCATCGACATGGGCCGCAAGAGAAGGCTGTTCACCGGGGCGGCAGCCCTCGCCGTCAAGCTCGAGCGCACCACCTGCTACTGGCCCGGCTGCCACACCCCCGTCACCGCCTGCCACTGCGACCACCTCCGACCCTGGTCGATCCGAGCCGACGGCTCCGGCGGAGGCTGTACCTGCCCCGGCAACGGGGGACCCGGCTGCGGGAGGCACAACCACGACAAGGAACGCGGCTACCGCGTCTGGCGCGACCCCACCGGCCACGTCCACGTGTACCGCCCCGACGGCACAGAGATCCACTGACCACCCCTCTCTGGGCGAGCCCCCGCCCACCGGCGACGACCAGCGGGGCCCCGCCGATGGGTCAGGGCGTCGCCGCCGGCCTCGGCGAGCGGGAGGGAGCCTCAGGCGAGGGCACCGCCGTCGACGACGTGCTC
Above is a window of Iamia majanohamensis DNA encoding:
- a CDS encoding alpha/beta fold hydrolase; amino-acid sequence: MTLNHVRQGNGSPLLLVHGLGAGWRSWSPIIDELAEHREVIAVDLPGFGETPPLAGEVSIATLTDAVADFIREQDLDGVSTAGQSMGGRMVLELARRGVGGDTVALDPGGFWSDRELAVFGATLRPSVTLVRALRGMLPALLGSAVGRTLLLAQLSPRPWALSRQTVLADVRGLADSPSVGAALDALTKGPKQQGAPAGSVPGRVTIGWGRRDLVTVPRQAARATDLFPDAQLHWFERCGHFPQWDAPEEATRLILDRTS
- a CDS encoding WS/DGAT/MGAT family O-acyltransferase is translated as MERLTGLDATFLYLETPTHHMHVSMAMVLDPASMPGGYSFDTIKRFIASRMDRIAPFRRRLVSVPLNLHHPVWVEDPEFDIDYHVRRIGAPAPGGRRELGEMAAQIASVPLDRSRPLWEMWVVEGLKRDRIGIVSKVHHCAIDGASGAELMVHLFDLDPADAEVDGPLPDLPSEHIPNDIELLGHAVTSKVRRTLGLAPLINQTARSVSRVVQGRRDPKGLVGAVPLTAPRVPWNGPTSGRRDVGFARVPLATVKELKTALDCTVNDVVLTLCAGTLRAYLQDHGALPAEPLVAVCPVSVRTEADAPGSNRVSALFTSLATQLDDPLDRVAAICDTTKGAKEEHNAVGASMLQDWAEFAGPNLFNLASRLYSGMNLAGTHRPVHNMIVSNVPGPPFPLYFAGAEAVACYPMGPVMEGCGLNVTVFSYMDSIDIGFMVDKELVPDVWAMADAVTPALAELVEAAGLASGTRAEAKAKAAPAGGAKKKPAKKASTAKKAAPAGKKATTKEAAARSTA
- a CDS encoding phosphotransferase family protein, with product MAILTRDPETTARQLSGWLTERSPDRGGATVDEVGVPPGSGFSGETLLVDATWGDGGADRLVVRVAPTVHTIFWEPDFAGQYRVMAALDAHTDVPMPEMLAYEDDPRWLGAPFSLMRRVDGEAPADRPSYTEEGFVVDASPEKRRRLYDSGLEAMARVHLADWRGLGLDFLSKPQLGDLGVDQMLADTERWWASASDGTPNPVIDATWAWVRENRPPTTPAEHVALCWGDARIGNQLFHDFDCVAVLDWELVALGDPLSDLGWWRFVDRHHSEMRGLDRLEGFPTLDETAARWAARVGRDLDPDLLAFYEVFGGLRFAIVMVRLADLLVEIGLLPDAGDMATNNVITHLLARILDLPEPGPLVLY
- a CDS encoding DUF222 domain-containing protein: METACEPTTAEAIERLAAALDDLQTAGVTPSSADDARELIVALETQARRMRSLQVGLLSEIDRTAACVLDGHASAKVMVRHVAQLSGAEAHRRAQCARAIRAMPTVRDAFASGRIGGCQVERIARAHANPRVRDAVEANEASFAHQAEAQEYRAFDAMVDDWVRLVDEDGTRDRDQRAHENRDAALHQGFDGSWTLSGRCGSLPGVELESIFKAFYEAETLADWDAARAERGDAATASDLARTDAQRRFDALQKVFRSAATARADAPGGSTIETNIVIDHHTFERMLARLTGVDPLLQGAFDPFPTRSYRCSTLDGRPVEATVAVAQALVGHVRRVVVGADGVVIDMGRKRRLFTGAAALAVKLERTTCYWPGCHTPVTACHCDHLRPWSIRADGSGGGCTCPGNGGPGCGRHNHDKERGYRVWRDPTGHVHVYRPDGTEIH
- a CDS encoding DUF7064 domain-containing protein, which gives rise to MTTVARDPHGHPDDELHEPTGDDPWWRETCWFTFTVPERRLSGQLYPFMAPTLGVAAAGAYVWDDTGSTPETCLYAKNHWHLPLPDGPLSDIAFANGIRYRCTEAQRTYEVRYDDPDGDELHVELTFTGVAEPHRLGDSHIDQPGRYRGTLVLRGEEIPVDAYGFRDRSWGSRPQVGPGIHGTPFDHGGYSYATASDDHGFHMISMDLGDGCTSIHGHLLRDGHWSALASGRREVVACDDATGHPTRVRVEGVDEDGRVLEAEGPCLNHLAFPINPNLFTVNALVAWELDGVVAHGEDHDNWSAAGIRAFHRRRRGQPGPAAGPGADREEARGASGGPDRAG
- a CDS encoding phosphotransferase family protein, which encodes MADERPGEAAEGRAALGIDEGEARVGDAREEAAFARWLAAARGADEVEVLEVDRPTGGFSAETLLVRVAVAKEGRRVEERVVVKREVPDPAIYPEPAPGLDVEVEIQHRCIEALAAHTDVPVAPLLGWEPTGEVLGAPFYVMGHVDGWVPGESPPYPSHGWYAEEATPAERRALVDNGLAALAAVHAVDWRAAGLDFLVGPGVTPGTAHQLALWEAYAERELDGRVHDLMDDAVAWLHAHLPDDPDVGFCWGDPRPGNIFWRGTEVACTTDFEAAAIASPLQDLGWWLMFDRSLHPDGVRAEGDPTLAEQRALYAGHAGTDVPDTTFHEVFAGYRYAAIVVRVLNRLVARGDMPADQPFWRENPASDCLEQLLEEHVR